Proteins co-encoded in one Rhopalosiphum maidis isolate BTI-1 chromosome 2, ASM367621v3, whole genome shotgun sequence genomic window:
- the LOC113552311 gene encoding rhotekin-like isoform X5, translating to MSCFEYYDYELEQKMEFEMKMREGTTRLLAACKHQTQSLQAAKSLLTSNERMTAYIAELHRKSREPPQIGWNGGKARVSLSDLRLPLMWRDTDHFKNKGDYRRFAVFCLAKIGTQLYDTSLMFPVDRSMTDVTFNDVLLFENVGPDFKLDLEVYAHVLRDDFSIASTPRKIKNTLHSSISRTVGKKLAATLRDELNNGKIGPNFELMASAKLTLEEVDDRVHTHDMKIESTPENRNNQLPLFGHFCCRLAAQPQCISSPVYSGYVRQRNESSTSWASLQAFELSVWSTAEEAKSQPPQNSFRVDKNTVIRVLKTNNEIEISNESEKRTVSFIFSVENGEEKGNWLKYLVQHTKEHYKWKKAAENVMEVQLLETNRHSFVKPERQGSLYDETPLLESFDKNSRDKNRPSVMDMFSNGGQVSTSSLSSCSSTSSVSHNLRSNSSSSSSSTVSSSGTQKRLHWPFSRKT from the exons GACTACGAATTGGAACAAAAAATGGAATTCGAGATGAAAATGCGCGAGGGTACAACTCGTCTCCTTGCCGCCTGCAAACACCAAACTCAATCGTTGCAAGCCGCCAAGAGCTTGTTGACTTCTAACGAAAGAATGACCGCTTACATCGCCGAATTGCACCGGAAAAGCCGAGAACCCCCACA AATCGGATGGAACGGTGGCAAGGCTCGGGTGTCGCTTTCGGACTTACGACTCCCGTTAATGTGGCGGGATACGGATCATTTCAAGAATAAAGGCGACTATAGGCGATTTGCGGTGTTCTGTTTGGCCAAAATCGGCACACAACTGTACGATACCAGCCTTATGTTCCCGGTAGACAGATCCATGACCGACGTTACGTTTAACGACGTATTGCTCTT TGAAAACGTTGGACCGGATTTCAAACTCGACTTAGAAGTATATGCCCATGTACTGCGCGACGATTTTTCGATTGCTAGCACGCCGAGGAAAATTAAGAACACATTGCACAGTTCCATAAGCCGCACGGTTGGTAAGAAGTTGGCTGCCACGTTGAGAGACGAACTGAATAACGGTAAAAT TGGACCTAATTTTGAACTAATGGCATCAGCCAAACTGACTTTAGAAGAAGTGGATGACAGAGTACATACGCACGACATGAAAATCGAGAGCACTC CAGAAAATCGTAATAACCAGTTACCTCTATTTGGTCATTTTTGTTGTCGGCTGGCTGCACAGCCCCAATGTATATCATCTCCGGTATATTCAGGGTATGTACGGCAACGAAACGAGTCATCTACCTCATGGGCCAGTCTCCAAGCATTTGAACTATCGGTATGGTCAACAGCAGAAGAAGCAAAATCTCAACCACCCCAAAATTCATTTCGCGTTGATAAG AATACAGTAATTCGAGTGCTAAAGACtaataatgaaattgaaatatcCAATGAATCTGAGAAGCGAAcagtatcatttatattttcagtggAAAACGGTGAAGAGAAGGGTAATTGGCTGAAATATTTAGTACAACATACCAAAGAACATTACAA ATGGAAAAAAGCAGCTGAAAATGTCATGGAAGTACAATTACTAGAAACTAACAGGCATTCATTTGTTAAACCAGAGCGACAAGGATCACTTTATGATGAAACTCCACTGTTAG AATCTTTTGATAAGAACAGTCGCGATAAGAACAGGCCTAGTGTAATGGATATGTTTTCCAACGGAGGCCAAGTGTCTACTAGCAGTCTTAGCTCATGTTCATCCACCAGTTCTGTGTCTCATAATTTACGCTCAAACTCGtcatcatcgtcatcatcAACTGTGAGCAGTAGTGGAACTCAAAAACGATTGCATTGGCCGTTTTCTAGAAAAACGTGA
- the LOC113552311 gene encoding rhotekin-like isoform X4 produces MYNIRLYIVHEDTCQGMQIVKNSTQTMNMYKDYELEQKMEFEMKMREGTTRLLAACKHQTQSLQAAKSLLTSNERMTAYIAELHRKSREPPQIGWNGGKARVSLSDLRLPLMWRDTDHFKNKGDYRRFAVFCLAKIGTQLYDTSLMFPVDRSMTDVTFNDVLLFENVGPDFKLDLEVYAHVLRDDFSIASTPRKIKNTLHSSISRTVGKKLAATLRDELNNGKIGPNFELMASAKLTLEEVDDRVHTHDMKIESTPENRNNQLPLFGHFCCRLAAQPQCISSPVYSGYVRQRNESSTSWASLQAFELSVWSTAEEAKSQPPQNSFRVDKNTVIRVLKTNNEIEISNESEKRTVSFIFSVENGEEKGNWLKYLVQHTKEHYKWKKAAENVMEVQLLETNRHSFVKPERQGSLYDETPLLESFDKNSRDKNRPSVMDMFSNGGQVSTSSLSSCSSTSSVSHNLRSNSSSSSSSTVSSSGTQKRLHWPFSRKT; encoded by the exons GACTACGAATTGGAACAAAAAATGGAATTCGAGATGAAAATGCGCGAGGGTACAACTCGTCTCCTTGCCGCCTGCAAACACCAAACTCAATCGTTGCAAGCCGCCAAGAGCTTGTTGACTTCTAACGAAAGAATGACCGCTTACATCGCCGAATTGCACCGGAAAAGCCGAGAACCCCCACA AATCGGATGGAACGGTGGCAAGGCTCGGGTGTCGCTTTCGGACTTACGACTCCCGTTAATGTGGCGGGATACGGATCATTTCAAGAATAAAGGCGACTATAGGCGATTTGCGGTGTTCTGTTTGGCCAAAATCGGCACACAACTGTACGATACCAGCCTTATGTTCCCGGTAGACAGATCCATGACCGACGTTACGTTTAACGACGTATTGCTCTT TGAAAACGTTGGACCGGATTTCAAACTCGACTTAGAAGTATATGCCCATGTACTGCGCGACGATTTTTCGATTGCTAGCACGCCGAGGAAAATTAAGAACACATTGCACAGTTCCATAAGCCGCACGGTTGGTAAGAAGTTGGCTGCCACGTTGAGAGACGAACTGAATAACGGTAAAAT TGGACCTAATTTTGAACTAATGGCATCAGCCAAACTGACTTTAGAAGAAGTGGATGACAGAGTACATACGCACGACATGAAAATCGAGAGCACTC CAGAAAATCGTAATAACCAGTTACCTCTATTTGGTCATTTTTGTTGTCGGCTGGCTGCACAGCCCCAATGTATATCATCTCCGGTATATTCAGGGTATGTACGGCAACGAAACGAGTCATCTACCTCATGGGCCAGTCTCCAAGCATTTGAACTATCGGTATGGTCAACAGCAGAAGAAGCAAAATCTCAACCACCCCAAAATTCATTTCGCGTTGATAAG AATACAGTAATTCGAGTGCTAAAGACtaataatgaaattgaaatatcCAATGAATCTGAGAAGCGAAcagtatcatttatattttcagtggAAAACGGTGAAGAGAAGGGTAATTGGCTGAAATATTTAGTACAACATACCAAAGAACATTACAA ATGGAAAAAAGCAGCTGAAAATGTCATGGAAGTACAATTACTAGAAACTAACAGGCATTCATTTGTTAAACCAGAGCGACAAGGATCACTTTATGATGAAACTCCACTGTTAG AATCTTTTGATAAGAACAGTCGCGATAAGAACAGGCCTAGTGTAATGGATATGTTTTCCAACGGAGGCCAAGTGTCTACTAGCAGTCTTAGCTCATGTTCATCCACCAGTTCTGTGTCTCATAATTTACGCTCAAACTCGtcatcatcgtcatcatcAACTGTGAGCAGTAGTGGAACTCAAAAACGATTGCATTGGCCGTTTTCTAGAAAAACGTGA
- the LOC113552311 gene encoding rhotekin-like isoform X2 — MAPTSKNSRKSLSTKCQLPGSTAIDKENAFLHSVSEFHSRIRRRESIRLKYKDYELEQKMEFEMKMREGTTRLLAACKHQTQSLQAAKSLLTSNERMTAYIAELHRKSREPPQIGWNGGKARVSLSDLRLPLMWRDTDHFKNKGDYRRFAVFCLAKIGTQLYDTSLMFPVDRSMTDVTFNDVLLFENVGPDFKLDLEVYAHVLRDDFSIASTPRKIKNTLHSSISRTVGKKLAATLRDELNNGKIGPNFELMASAKLTLEEVDDRVHTHDMKIESTPENRNNQLPLFGHFCCRLAAQPQCISSPVYSGYVRQRNESSTSWASLQAFELSVWSTAEEAKSQPPQNSFRVDKNTVIRVLKTNNEIEISNESEKRTVSFIFSVENGEEKGNWLKYLVQHTKEHYKWKKAAENVMEVQLLETNRHSFVKPERQGSLYDETPLLESFDKNSRDKNRPSVMDMFSNGGQVSTSSLSSCSSTSSVSHNLRSNSSSSSSSTVSSSGTQKRLHWPFSRKT; from the exons GACTACGAATTGGAACAAAAAATGGAATTCGAGATGAAAATGCGCGAGGGTACAACTCGTCTCCTTGCCGCCTGCAAACACCAAACTCAATCGTTGCAAGCCGCCAAGAGCTTGTTGACTTCTAACGAAAGAATGACCGCTTACATCGCCGAATTGCACCGGAAAAGCCGAGAACCCCCACA AATCGGATGGAACGGTGGCAAGGCTCGGGTGTCGCTTTCGGACTTACGACTCCCGTTAATGTGGCGGGATACGGATCATTTCAAGAATAAAGGCGACTATAGGCGATTTGCGGTGTTCTGTTTGGCCAAAATCGGCACACAACTGTACGATACCAGCCTTATGTTCCCGGTAGACAGATCCATGACCGACGTTACGTTTAACGACGTATTGCTCTT TGAAAACGTTGGACCGGATTTCAAACTCGACTTAGAAGTATATGCCCATGTACTGCGCGACGATTTTTCGATTGCTAGCACGCCGAGGAAAATTAAGAACACATTGCACAGTTCCATAAGCCGCACGGTTGGTAAGAAGTTGGCTGCCACGTTGAGAGACGAACTGAATAACGGTAAAAT TGGACCTAATTTTGAACTAATGGCATCAGCCAAACTGACTTTAGAAGAAGTGGATGACAGAGTACATACGCACGACATGAAAATCGAGAGCACTC CAGAAAATCGTAATAACCAGTTACCTCTATTTGGTCATTTTTGTTGTCGGCTGGCTGCACAGCCCCAATGTATATCATCTCCGGTATATTCAGGGTATGTACGGCAACGAAACGAGTCATCTACCTCATGGGCCAGTCTCCAAGCATTTGAACTATCGGTATGGTCAACAGCAGAAGAAGCAAAATCTCAACCACCCCAAAATTCATTTCGCGTTGATAAG AATACAGTAATTCGAGTGCTAAAGACtaataatgaaattgaaatatcCAATGAATCTGAGAAGCGAAcagtatcatttatattttcagtggAAAACGGTGAAGAGAAGGGTAATTGGCTGAAATATTTAGTACAACATACCAAAGAACATTACAA ATGGAAAAAAGCAGCTGAAAATGTCATGGAAGTACAATTACTAGAAACTAACAGGCATTCATTTGTTAAACCAGAGCGACAAGGATCACTTTATGATGAAACTCCACTGTTAG AATCTTTTGATAAGAACAGTCGCGATAAGAACAGGCCTAGTGTAATGGATATGTTTTCCAACGGAGGCCAAGTGTCTACTAGCAGTCTTAGCTCATGTTCATCCACCAGTTCTGTGTCTCATAATTTACGCTCAAACTCGtcatcatcgtcatcatcAACTGTGAGCAGTAGTGGAACTCAAAAACGATTGCATTGGCCGTTTTCTAGAAAAACGTGA